GTCGGACAGCCCGATCCGCTTGGCGCCGAACAACAGCTCGGGCGTCAGCGCCTCGGCGTCCCGGATGCGCTCGGCGGCCTCCTTGATCTGGCAGAGCTGGTCGACGTACCACGGGTCGATCCCGGTGGCCTCGTGGACCTGTTCGATCGAGGCGCCGGCGCGCAGGGCCAGCATCACGAGCTGCAGCCGGCCGTCGTGCGGCCGCGCGGCGCGCGCCAGCAGGTCCTCGACGCTCTCGGTGACCGGCGAGGCGAAGTCGAAGGGCGCCTTGGGGTCCTCCAGCGAGCGCAGCGCCTTGTTGAGCGCCTCGGGGAAGTTGCGGCCGATCGCCATGGCCTCGCCGACGGACTTCATGTGCGTGGTGAGGGTGGACTCGGCGGTCGGGAACTTCTCGAACGCGAACCGGGGCACCTTGACCACGACGTAGTCCAGCGCGGGCTCGAACGACGCCGGGGTCTCCTCGGTGATGTCGTTGGGGATCTCGTCCAGGGTGTAGCCCACGGCCACCTTGGCGGCGATCTTGGCGATCGGGAAGCCCGTCGCCTTGGACGCCAGCGCCGAGGACCGCGACACCCGCGGGTTCATCTCGATGACGACCATGCGGCCGTCGACGGGGTTGATGGCGAACTGGATGTTGCAGCCGCCGGTGTCCACGCCGACCTCGCGGATGATCGCGATGCCGACGTCGCGCATCGCCTGGTACTCGCGGTCGGTGAGCGTCATGGCGGGGGCCACGGTGATGGAGTCGCCGGTGTGGACGCCCATCGGGTCGAGGTTCTCGATCGAGCAGATGATGACGACGTTGTCGGCCTTGTCGCGCATCACCTCCAGCTCGTACTCCTTCCAGCCGAGGATCGACTCCTCGACCAGCACCTCGGTGACGGGCGAGGCGGCCAGGCCGATGGCGGCCATCTCGCGCAGTTCCTTCTCGTCGTGGGCGAAGCCCGACCCGACGCCGCCCATCGTGAAGGAGGGCCGCAGCACCACGGGGAAGCCGAGATCCTCGGCGGCGGCCAGCACCTCCTCCATGGTGTGGGTGACGAACGAGCGCGCCGACTCCGGCTTCGCGCCGGGGATGTCGAGGCCGTCCACGATGGTCTTGAACTTCTCGCGGTCCTCGCCGCGCTGGATCGCGTCGAAGTTGGCGCCGATCATCTCGACGCCGTAGCGCTCCAGCACGCCGGACTCGTGCAGGGCGACCGCGGTGTTCAGGGCCGTCTGCCCGCCCAGCGTCGGCAGGATCGCGTCCGGGCGCTCCGCCGCGATGACCTTCTCGACCATCTCGGGGGTGATCGGCTCGATGTAGGTCGCGTCGGCGAACTCGGGGTCGGTCATGATCGTCGCCGGGTTGCTGTTGACCAGGACGACGCGGTAGCCCTCCTCGCGCAGCACGCGGCACGCCTGGGTGCCGGAGTAGTCGAACTCGCACGCCTGGCCGATGACGATCGGCCCGGAGCCGATGACCAGGATCGTGGTGATGTCGGTGCGCTTGGGCATCAGGCGTTCTCTCCCGTCGAGCGGTGGGCGTCCATGACTTCGATGAAGCGGTCGAACAGGTAGGCCGAGTCGTGCGGGCCGGCGGCCGCCTCGGGGTGGTACTGCACCGAGAAGGCGCGGATGCGGCCGTCGGCGTCCAGCAGTTCCAGGCCCTCCACGACGTCGTCGTTGAGGCACACGTGGCTGACGATCGCGTCGCCCCACGGCGTGGCGGTGGGCCGGTCGAGCGGCGCGTCGACCGCGAAGCCGTGGTTCTGCGCGGTGATCGCCACGCGTCCGGTGCGGTGATCGCGGACCGGCACGTTCAGGCCGCGGTGGCCGTACTTGAGCTTGTAGGTGCCGAAGCCCAGCGCCCGGCCGAAGATCTGGTTGCCGAAGCAGATGCCGAAGTACGGCAGCCCGGAATCCAGCACGTCGGTGAGCAGCGCGACGGCCTCGTCGGCGGTGGCCGGGTCGCCGGGGCCGTTGGAGAAGAACACCCCGTCGACGTTCAGCGCCTCGATCTGCGCCAGGGTCGTCGTCGCGGGCAGGACGTGCACCTCGATGCCGCGCGCGGCCATGAGCTCGGGCGTCATCTCCTTGATTCCCAGGTCGATCGCCGCGACGGTGTGCGTCCGCTCCCCCACGGCGGGCACCACGACGGGCTCGCCGACCGTGACCTCCTCGACCAGGTTCGCGCCCACCATCGGCGGCTGCTGCAGGACGCGCTCGAGCAGCTTGTCGGGGTCCAGCTCGGTCGTGGACAGCCCGGCCCGCATGGAGCCGCGCTCGCGCAGGTGCCGGGTCAGGGCGCGGGTGTCGATGTCGCTGATGCCGACGATCCCCTGCTCGCGCAGCGCCTCGTCCAGGCCGCGGTTGGCCCGCCAGTTGGAGGTGACGCGCGAGGCGTCGCGGACCGCGAAGCCGGCCACCCAGATGCGGCGGGACTCGTCGTCCTCGTCGTTCCAGCCGGTGTTACCGATCTGCGGGGCGGTGGCCACCACGATCTGGCGCCGGTAGGAAGGGTCGGTGAGGGTCTCCTGGTAGCCGGTCATGCCGGTGGAGAACACCGCCTCGCCGAAGGTCTCGCCCGCCGCACCGAACGACGATCCACGGAAGAATCGACCATCCTCGAGTACGAGCAGTGCGGGGCTGTCGGTGCGTTCCATGGGTGCGTCCCTTCTCATTCCTGGGCTGCGTCCCCCGTCGGGTCCTCAGCGGTGTCGGTGGCGTCCGTGCCGGAGTCGGCGGACGGCGTGTCCTGGGTGTGGCCCGCATCAGCCGCGGCGTCGTCCGCCCCGGTCTCCGGCGCCTGGTCGGCTCCGGACGCGGGCACGGATCGTCGCAGGCGGGCGGCCGCCTGGGCCAGCACCGCGTTCACGAACGCGGGCGACTCGTCGGTCGACAGCTCGGCGGCCAGGTCGACCGCCTCCTTGATCGCCACCTGGGGCGGGGTGTCGGTGTGGGCGAGCTCGAACAGCGCGATGCGCGCCAGGTTGCGGTCCACCCGGTTCATCCGCTCCAGCGTCCACCCGGGGGTGAGGCTGGCTGCGAGCAGCGCGTCGATCTCCTCGGCGTGCGCCAGGTAGCCGTTCACCAGGTCGATCGTGAACGGGCGCACCGGCGGCTCGGCCCAGCCGACCCGGTCGGCGAGCGTCTCGGTCGTGGGGCGCTCGCGCAGGTCGCTCTCGAACAGGATGTCGAGCGCCCGCTTACGGGCCTTCGTCCGGGTGGAGTTCTCGCGGTTGCGGACCCGGCCGTGGGAAGGTGTGGCGGGCTCGGTCACCCGTTGACCCGGCCGAGGTAGCTGCCGTCGCGGGTGTCGACCTTCACCTTGGTGCCCTCGTCGATGAACAGCGGCACCTGGATCTGCTTGCCGGTCTCGAGCGTGGCCGGCTTGGTGCCGGCCGAGCTGCGGTCGCCCTGCAGGCCGGGCTCGGTGTAGGTGATCACGAGCTCGACCGAGGCCGGGAGCTCGATGTAGAGGGGGTTCTCCTCGTGCAGGGCCACCAGGGCGTTCTGGTTCTCCAGCATGTAGTCCGCGGCGTCACCGACGGTGGCGGCCGGGATGTGCACCTGGTCGTAGCTGGTGGTGTCCATGAAGACGTACGCGTCGCCGTCCTGGTACAGGTACTGCATCTCGCGACGGTCGACGTTGGCGCTCTCGACCTTGGTGTCGGAGTTGAACGTCTTGTCGACGACCTTGCCGCTCAGCACGTGCTTGAGCTTGCTCCGCACAACGGTGTTGCCCTTGCCGGGCTT
Above is a window of Propioniciclava coleopterorum DNA encoding:
- the carA gene encoding glutamine-hydrolyzing carbamoyl-phosphate synthase small subunit, with the protein product MERTDSPALLVLEDGRFFRGSSFGAAGETFGEAVFSTGMTGYQETLTDPSYRRQIVVATAPQIGNTGWNDEDDESRRIWVAGFAVRDASRVTSNWRANRGLDEALREQGIVGISDIDTRALTRHLRERGSMRAGLSTTELDPDKLLERVLQQPPMVGANLVEEVTVGEPVVVPAVGERTHTVAAIDLGIKEMTPELMAARGIEVHVLPATTTLAQIEALNVDGVFFSNGPGDPATADEAVALLTDVLDSGLPYFGICFGNQIFGRALGFGTYKLKYGHRGLNVPVRDHRTGRVAITAQNHGFAVDAPLDRPTATPWGDAIVSHVCLNDDVVEGLELLDADGRIRAFSVQYHPEAAAGPHDSAYLFDRFIEVMDAHRSTGENA
- the nusB gene encoding transcription antitermination factor NusB; translation: MTEPATPSHGRVRNRENSTRTKARKRALDILFESDLRERPTTETLADRVGWAEPPVRPFTIDLVNGYLAHAEEIDALLAASLTPGWTLERMNRVDRNLARIALFELAHTDTPPQVAIKEAVDLAAELSTDESPAFVNAVLAQAAARLRRSVPASGADQAPETGADDAAADAGHTQDTPSADSGTDATDTAEDPTGDAAQE
- the efp gene encoding elongation factor P; translated protein: MPTISTNDLKNGTVLDLDGQLWQVIWFQHHKPGKGNTVVRSKLKHVLSGKVVDKTFNSDTKVESANVDRREMQYLYQDGDAYVFMDTTSYDQVHIPAATVGDAADYMLENQNALVALHEENPLYIELPASVELVITYTEPGLQGDRSSAGTKPATLETGKQIQVPLFIDEGTKVKVDTRDGSYLGRVNG